In the Oryza glaberrima chromosome 6, OglaRS2, whole genome shotgun sequence genome, one interval contains:
- the LOC127775918 gene encoding sec-independent protein translocase protein TATB, chloroplastic-like isoform X2: protein MAIAGLLLRPPPCVATCTPTSPSLSSQWRRRRLTLAQPYCAVGLSFVSGRHLRRRRQSKRTSRGTGVYASLFGVGAPEALVIGVVALLVFGPKGLAEARMISLRLHLTPAKNS from the exons ATGGCCATCGCCGGCCTGCTACTCCGACCTCCTCCGTGCGTCGCCACGTGTACTCCTACTTCCCCTTCCCTTTCCTCacagtggaggaggcggaggctcACCCTCGCCCAGCCCTACTGCGCGGTCGGTCTATCCTTCGTCTCcggccgccatctccgccgccgccgtc AGAGCAAAAGAACAAGTCGTGGAACTGGTGTTTACGCTTCTTTATTTGGAGTTGGAGCTCCCGAAGCTCTGGTTATTGGAGTGGTTGCTCTGTTAGTCTTTGGTCCCAAAGGACTAGCAGAG GCTCGGATGATAAGCCTGAGGCTGCACCTTACACCAGCGAAGAACTCATGA
- the LOC127775918 gene encoding sec-independent protein translocase protein TATB, chloroplastic-like isoform X1, protein MAIAGLLLRPPPCVATCTPTSPSLSSQWRRRRLTLAQPYCAVGLSFVSGRHLRRRRRSDDKPEAAPYTSEELMKVIEEQLAASAAAAWNTQEPPPSQQKEAAATSESNDGAISRGSDGAGAAMSEPNRNISEKMETER, encoded by the exons ATGGCCATCGCCGGCCTGCTACTCCGACCTCCTCCGTGCGTCGCCACGTGTACTCCTACTTCCCCTTCCCTTTCCTCacagtggaggaggcggaggctcACCCTCGCCCAGCCCTACTGCGCGGTCGGTCTATCCTTCGTCTCcggccgccatctccgccgccgccgtc GCTCGGATGATAAGCCTGAGGCTGCACCTTACACCAGCGAAGAACTCATGAAAGTAATTGAAGAACAACTAGCTGCATCTGCAGCTGCTGCTTGGAATACTCAAGAACCTCCTCCATCACAGCAAAAAG AAGCAGCAGCTACTTCTGAAAGTAATGACGGTGCTATATCAAGAGGGAGTGATGGTGCTGGTGCTGCAATGAGTGAGCCCAATCGGAACATTTCTGAGAAGATGGAAACCGAGAGATGA
- the LOC127776798 gene encoding U-box domain-containing protein 12 — protein MPKRVADEIAALPEPRGPLRRPCADLSRRVRLLAPLLDHLPASSSSSSSTPLADALGAARDLLRKTRDGSKIDQAMRGDAFLDEFAGVNRQIHLALDALPYNTFHMPQEVQEQVALVHSQFQRASTRTDPPDTQLSMDLAWALTDNPSDPALLTRISHKLQLHTMADMKNESIALHNMVISTAGEPDGCVDQMSSLLKKLKDCVVTEDHANDALTTRSASIKHRSPIIPDEFRCPISLELMQDPVIVSSGQTYERSCIQKWLDSGHKTCPKTQQPLSHTSLTPNFVLKSLISQWCEANGIELPKNKQNSRDKKAAKSSDYDHAGLVSLMNRLRSGNQDEQRAAAGEIRLLAKRNVNNRICIAEAGAIPLLVNLLSSSDPRTQEHAVTALLNLSIHENNKASIVDSHAIPKIVEVLKTGSMETRENAAATLFSLSVVDENKVTIGAAGAIPPLINLLCDGSPRGKKDAATAIFNLCIYQGNKVRAVKAGIVIHLMNFLVDPTGGMIDEALSLLSILAGNPEGKIVIAQSEPIPPLVEVIKTGSPRNRENAAAILWLLCSADTEQTLAAKAAGVEDALKELSETGTDRAKRKASSILELMRQANEA, from the exons ATGCCGAAGCGGGTGGCCGACGAGATCGCGGCGCTCCCGGAGCCGCGTGGGCCCCTGCGCCGCCCCTGCGCCGACCTCtcccgccgcgtccgcctcctcgccccgcTGCTCGACcacctccccgcctcctcctcctcctcctcgagtaCTCCCCTCGCCGACGCCCTCGGGGCCGCGCGAGACCTCCTCCGCAAGACCCGCGACGGCAGTAAGATCGACCAG gcCATGCGAGGGGATGCGTTCCTGGACGAATTTGCAGGCGTCAACAGGCAGATTCACCTCGCCTTGGATGCCTTGCCCTACAACACCTTCCACATGCCCCAAGAGGTCCAAGAGCAG GTCGCGCTCGTCCACTCCCAGTTCCAACGAGCCTCCACAAGGACGGATCCCCCGGATACACAGCTTTCCATGGATCTTGCTTGGGCTCTTACCGACAACCCTTCCGACCCCGCCCTTCTCACCAGGATCTCTCACAAGCTGCAGCTGCACACCATGGCTGACATGAAGAACGAGTCCATCGCCCTTCATAACATGGTCATTTCCACTGCCGGAGAACCTGATGGCTGTGTCGACCAAATGTCTTCCCTGCTCAAGAAGCTCAAAGACTGCGTCGTCACTGAAGATCATGCCAACGATGCCCTCACCACTAGGTCTGCCTCCATTAAGCATAGGTCTCCTATCATCCCAGACGAGTTTAGGTGCCCCATATCCCTCGAGCTCATGCAGGACCCTGTCATTGTGTCCAGCGGCCAG aCATATGAGCGATCCTGCATCCAAAAGTGGCTTGATTCTGGCCACAAGACCTGCCCTAAGACGCAGCAGCCACTCTCGCATACTTCTCTCACCCCAAACTTTGTCCTCAAAAGCCTCATCTCACAATGGTGCGAAGCTAATGGTATTGAGCTTCCCAAGAACAAACAGAATTCCCGTGATAAGAAGGCGGCAAAAAGTTCCGACTATGACCATGCTGGTCTAGTCTCGCTGATGAACAGGCTCAGGAGTGGGAACCAAGATGAGCAGCGGGCAGCTGCAGGTGAGATACGACTGCTTGCCAAGAGAAATGTCAACAACCGGATATGCATCGCTGAGGCAGGAGCCATCCCCTTGCTGGTCAATCTGCTCTCCTCTTCAGATCCACGAACACAGGAACATGCAGTGACAGCACTCCTGAACCTCTCCATTCATGAGAACAACAAGGCAAGCATCGTGGACTCTCATGCTATCCCTAAGATAGTGGAAGTGCTGAAAACTGGGAGCATGGAAACCAGAGAGAATGCAGCAGCCACACTATTCAGCTTATCAGTTGTTGATGAGAACAAGGTAACTATTGGCGCCGCTGGTGCAATCCCTCCACTCATCAACCTTCTGTGCGATGGGAGCCCAAGAGGCAAGAAAGATGCTGCGACGGCAATTTTTAACCTGTGCATATATCAGGGAAACAAGGTCCGGGCAGTGAAAGCTGGAATTGTCATCCATCTGATGAACTTCTTGGTGGATCCTACAGGGGGAATGATTGACGAGGCACTTAGTCTTCTGTCAATTCTTGCAGGCAACCCAGAAGGCAAGATTGTAATTGCGCAGTCAGAACCAATTCCTCCACTTGTTGAGGTTATCAAAACAGGGTCTCCTCGCAATAGGGAGAACGCTGCAGCCATTCTATGGTTGCTCTGTTCTGCTGATACTGAGCAGACATTGGCTGCAAAGGCAGCTGGAGTGGAGGATGCACTCAAGGAGCTGTCAGAAACTGGAACAGATCGTGCAAAGAGGAAAGCTTCTAGCATCCTCGAACTCATGCGCCAAGCAAATGAGGCATGA